The following is a genomic window from Lagenorhynchus albirostris chromosome 2, mLagAlb1.1, whole genome shotgun sequence.
CCACATATCAATTGGTGGAACCACTATTCACTCAGACACCCAAGGCTGAAACCTTGAGGGTCAGCCTCAGTTCTTCTTGCTCACCTGATTGGTCACTAAacaattaaaattcttccttctcAGCCTCTCTCAGATCCCTCCTTTCCACACTTGCAGCTGTTGCTCTAGTTGAGGCCTGGCAGTACACTCCTGATTGTATCATTTAGCATGCTTTTAGCCacgtgaaagagagagaaagggaaaaagggaggaaggaagaaggaggctgATTTATTATCCCCCCCCAACAAGGAGTCTAGCAGTAGACGGTAGAGAAGTTCCAGCACGGATAATTCAGCAATCTAAGGACATCAGCAAGGACCCAGTTTCCTTCTatctttctcctctgccttctgcATGTTGGGCTTTTGTCCTCAGGCTTATCACCTCCTTCTCCCAAGGTGGCTGCTGCAGTGGTAGAAAAGGGAAGTCATCCCTGTCTTGCATCCCTTTTTGAAAGTGAGGAAAAATACACCACCTACCCCTCCCCACCATCCACCCCCACTGACTTCCCATTTGGTTATATACTTTGGCAAGAACTGTGTAGCATCTTATGCCTAAATCCTTCACTTGGCAAAGACGGTGGAATTACTGTGATTGACTTATTAGACTAATCAAGTTTCACCTCCTAAGGCTGGGGAAGGGCCCAGCTGCCCTGAATCATTAGGCCTTTCAGAGGATGGCCCAGGAAATCGAGGTCTATTAAGTGACTCATCTTTCCCCCTCACCTTCAAATCTGCCTCCGCACTGCCCTCCTGTGGTGCTTCTAAATCTGGCCAAGTCAGTCCTTGCTTAGAGCCCTTCCACCACTCTCTACTGGGTTTCGGGGAGTCTCCAAAACCAAGTTCAAGCTCCTTAGCATACTCTAGGCTGCTTATCCAGTTTTGTCTCTGCCTCACTCTTAGCAGCCCAGCAACACAGAGCCTCTTACAGTTACCTGCACACACTTGGTCCAGAACCCCTTTCCCTGATTTCTTTCCCTGGCCAACTCCTGTGCATCATTCACAGCTCAGCTCCAGAATATATCAGGTGATGAAGAAGCCAGGTCATCTCACTTCTCTTCTTAAAACATAACATGGCTCCCATTCCACACAGAGACAGCTTGAGTCCCTACAATAGCTTCCAGGTCCTCACATGTGAAATTTCTGGACCAAAGATTATGAACATTTCTGAGGATCCTAAAACATACTGCAGTATTGCTTTCCCCCAAATATTGTACCAAATTAAACTCCTGCAGTAGGTAAGTTAGAATGCATTCCTGTAAGCCAGCAATGAGTACTACCAATTCTTAAATTTTTGCTAATTTGGAAGATGATAATTCAttgctattttaatttgcatttattggATTACCTATAAAGTGGACTCTTCTTCCATGCTGGCTAACCGGTTATATTCTCCcttttgtaaagtttttttttcccccccacagttcagtggcttttatttatttatttattttaacatctttactggagtataattgctttacaatggtgtgttagtttctgctttataacacagtgaatcagctatatatatacatatgtccccgtatctcttccctcttgcacctccctcccaccctccctatcccacccctctaggtggtcacaaagcaccgagctgatctccctgtgctattcggctgcttcccactagctatctgttttacatttggtagtgtatatatgtccatgccactctctcacttcatcccagcttacccttccccctccccatgtcctcaagtccattctctacgtctgcgtctttattcctgcatcTTTATATCCttcccctaagttcttcagagcgattttttttttttttagatcccatatatatgtgttagcatacggtatttgtttttctctttctgacttacttcactctgtatgacagactctaggtccatccacctcactacaaataactcaatttcatttctttttatggctgagtgatattccattgtatatatgcgccccTTTTGTAAAGTTTTCAACAAATGTGATGATTTTGACGTCTCCTTCCCCTGTTCCCCCTGCTTCTTCCCCACTCACTTacagtctctttttctctccagttctttctcatttttccatCATATCATTTCTCTCCCAGCAGCCATTGAATAATAACTCCATATCTGTACCTACTGTGTTCTGGACAACTTCCTAAGTACTTTGCTCACATTGATTCTAATTCTACCAAGGTAGGCatttctccatttcacagatgagaacattGGGGGTCAGAGAGACTAAGTAATCTACTCAAGCACAGACCAAGCATCAGAGCCAAGACCCAAAGCCAGGTCTGTCCAGAGCCTTtgtgcccccccccgccccatctcTTCTTGCCTCACAATACATCCTAGTGCATCTGTCCTCCTATCTGTCATCATCATCGTCAGCGAAGacttatctttttctcttcctcattttctctgAGGATTCCTTATTCTCTTTGATgccgtgtttgtttttttttttggccacgcaacgtggcttgcagggatcttagatccctgaccagggatcgaacccatgccctcggcagtgagagtgcagagtctcaaccactggacctccagggaattcccttgatgctgtattttaaattgtgcttgtctctttctcttgctttcttattAGCTCTGTCCGGGTTCTTTCTTTCTGCCATGCCTCCTTCCCCTCAGCAAACTCACTTACTGCGAGGAGCCtacctctgccctcccctcctgtccCTCCTTGTGGCAGCTCTGGCCCAAGCCTGATGAAATAAACACTGCAGTACGGACCTACTGCAGAGGAGTGGGTagtcaggaaaggaagaaaaagagtagGTGGAATTGCCAGCAGAGAAGGCAGGATGATGGCTGTGTGAGACTGTTGTGGGGATGGGAGGTGTGAGCATATGGGTGAATCTGTGATGGGGAGTTACCAAGGGTTTGGGGCTCGCATGAGTGAGGGGATTGTGTGGGTTTGGAAAAGAGATTGGGGAGCATGATAATCCCAGGTGGGGCTGGAGTCTCAGAGAAGCAGTCTGTTGGGCCCCAAGGGTGGCAGTGACCTACAGGAAGAGGCCCCAGATGGGTTGAAGCAAGATTATGGGTCTAAGACCAGGCCAAGTCCACAAAGCCTCCGGGGTGGTTTGGGCCTGGCCCTCGCCTCCCCCAAACCACAGTCAGGTCATAGCATCCCTCACAgcatccccacctccccagatCCCAGGTACAGAGCTGGCCTCCATGGCCAGTGCAATGCAGGACTTGATCAAGGAGATGAAGGCAGGCCTGGCGCTGGGACTCCCTGTTGTCTGAACAGAGAGACTGGTGAAAGGGATCTTTTTCCCCAGGCCCGCTTTGATGTCACCTCTGCCAGGATCCAGGAGTGCTTCCATGAGTGGAAGCAGTATGTTGGCAGCATCACACTGAAAGACCGTCTGACCCTCCCCCGCACCTGTGCCACCACAGAGCCATTATTGCCAGGCACACCCCACCCCTTTGCAGAGCAGTTTGCAGAAAAGTGTCTGTCCACTGCCTGGGACAACCTGAACTAGGAACCAGCCCCAGCGCTAGACCTGTTCTTTTAGGAGACCCTCCAAGGGCAGCCTCCCTATTGGCCCCTctgtccctccttctcctccccaccaGAGTAGAGAGGGACTGAGTGAGGGCTCCCTTACCAGGACACCCCCAGAACCCCACCCTGGCCCAGCTCATGTTGATCTCTCGTTTTAAAGTTATTTGCTCCAAACCCAGCCAGCCGGGTTCATGCTTAAACCTTAGGTCCCACAAGAATTCCACAGAGCCACACAGCTGGACCTCTCCACTCCAGATTCCAAGCAGAGGGCCAGGAGCCTGggagtcagcatggccatcaggGAGAAGCTTCCCCCACTTGTCCTGGGAGGCCTCTGTGGGTTAGGGTCCCATGTCCCCCAGAGCTCTGATCCACTGAGGCTCTTTCCCCCcagctttctctctctgctctggcaGCGGGCAGCCGGGTGAGCCAAGAGCTGCAATACACCAAGGAGAAGCTGGGGGAGGAGGCTGCGTACACCTCCCAGATGTTGATACAGACCCCGCGCCAGGAGGGGGAGAACGTCCTCACACCTGAGGCACTTGGCCTCCACCTCCAGGCAGCCCTCACCGCCAGTAAAGTGCAAGTATCACTCTATGGAAAGTGAGTCTGGCTGAGCCCCTGAGCAGCTGGGGGTGAGAGGTGCTGCAGCAGGGCTGGAGCGGGAATCCCCCTCTTCTGCTGATGTCCTGTGCCCCTGGCTATCGCAGGTCCTGGGATTTGAACAAAATCTGCTACAAGTCAGGAGTTCCCCTAATTGAAAATGGAATGATTGAGCGGGTGAGTATCCTGAGCTGTTCTCTGAGACTAGGTAGAGGTGGAGCCTTTTCTGCAGTAAGGGAGGGCTTGGAGAGACGGGGAAGGGGGAGGTGGCGTCGGGAGGTGGGGGCATTGCAGAGGGCATCCTACAAAGGTCATGGAGAAAAGAGCCCAGGGACAGGACTGATATGGCCTGGGATGTCCCTGGCAGATGATTGAGAAGCTGTTTCCCTGCGTGATCCTCACCCCCCTCGACTGCTTCTGGGAAGGAGCCAAACTCCAAGGGGGCTCTGCCTACTTGCCGTGAGTGCTGCCACAGCTGCTCCCAGGGCCCTGCTTCATCCCCTGCCAGGAACTCCCCAGCAGAAAGGAGGGTGGGAGTAAAGATGATGATCAGAAGCTCACCCAGGGCCTAATTACCTCCCAGGCCAGGGTCAGTGCACCGGCAGCCTCAGGGCTCTCTCCACATCCCCCTTCGCCTCACCTCCGAAGGAGAGGCAGACCTGTCTTATTTAGACAAAACACGAAGATCTGTAAGATCTGAACAAAGGACGGAAAAGATCCCCAGAAAGACTTTGCCAGGGAGACTTAACTAGGTGTCAGCTCAGCTGTGACCCAGGCCAGAAAGAAAACCTGTTATAAGCAGGTGCCTGTATGGTTATGTATTAGATCCAAGGATAGACGGTTTGGGAAGGAATGCAATGGGGCTTTTCTGGGCCTTTTCATTGTGTTAAGTACCATCTGTCTTGAGGTCCATCTCAGCCCCGGTATCTGTCCACAGCTCACTGCAGCAGCCTGCTGGGCTGAGCCTTGCCCACCCTCCACACAGAGGGACAGATGAGCAGCTAGGAGGAGGGTGGGCTACTACATGGGTCCCATCGCAGTGGTTTGGAGGGTGGGCATTGATCCTTGATCCTCACCAACTGTGAGCTCTCCCCTGCAGGGGCCGCCCCGACATCCAGTGGACCAACCTGGATCCAGAGCAGCTGCTGGAGGAGCTGGGCCCCTTTGCCTCCCTTGAGGGCTTCCGGGAGCTGCTAGACAAGGCACAGGTGGGCCAGGCCTACGTGGGGCGGCCCTGTCTGCACCCTGACGACCTCCACTGCCCATCTAGTGCCCCTAACCATCACAGCAGGCAGGTGGGTTCCAGCCAGGTCTGCCAGGGACAGgttattttccttccctttcccctcataTGTTCCCCTGTTCTAGGAGAGAGCAGACTGCTCTGTGCTCTGCCCCCCATTTCCTGGACGTTGTTACCCTGGCCCCACTGTGCTAGACACCTAGAGGGTTCCATTCCTATTCAGCTCTGCTAAAGAACCCTCAAGTGGCCTATGAATCCCTTTGTCCTTTCCTAAGCCCAGAAAggctggacttcatcaaaatacaCATTTACAGGGAAACAGGACAAATTAGCTAAGCACGAGTATCATACCTAATTTCCTGAGTGTCTGTGTGGCCCTGTGTACGTGCACCTTTTTCCAAAACCACCAAAGTTATGCCAGCTCCTCTCCGCAGCCTGTCTCTAGGCCTCTGCTCCCTCTTGTGGCCTCCTCTCTGCAGGACACTAGCTGCTCCCTTACAGAGTAGGCAAGAGGCTCAGCAGAACAGTTTTCTGCACTCCAGGTCCACAGAGCTCCGTGGCAAGCATGGTTCCTGGAGGTTCCAGCCCAGAGACACCCAGTTATCCAAAACCAGGGCCTTGAGTAATGAGCCCCTCCGCTGTCCCCCTCCAGGCTCCCAATGTGGCTCAGGAGTTGAGCGGGGGCTGCCATGGCTTCTCCCACAAGTTCATGCACTGGCAGGAGGAACTGCTGCTGGGAGGCATGGCCAGAGACCCCCAAGGACAGCTGCTGAGGTAGGGCCTCCCCTGGGAGTTGGTAAGGGCACCCCAGGTATGGGGAGCCACACCCTGATGCCAGGCAACTCTGGCAAAAGCCCCTTGCACACCCCCTCCTGAGTGTTCAGACCAGCTCTGACCCCTACTTCTCCTGTACCCCAACCAGGGCAGAGGCCCTGCAGAGCACCTTCCTGCTGATGAGTCCCCGCCAGCTCTACGAGCACTTCCGGGGCGACTACCAGACACACGACATCGGCTGGAGCGAGGAGCAGGCCGGCACGGTGCTGCAGGCCTGGCAGCGGCGCTTCGTGCAGGTCGGCGTGGAGGCGTGGAGGTGGCGAGCGCGGCGCCCTGAGGCCGCTGCCACCTCCTGCCCCTCACACCGCCCTGTCTCTCCAGCTGGCGCAGGAGGCCCTGCCTGGGAACGCGTCCCAGCAGATCCACGCCTTCTCCTCCACCACCCTGGATGACATCCTGCACGCCTTCTCTGAAGTCAGCGCTGCCCGCGTGGTGGGAGGCTACCTGCTCATGGTGGGCCCTCCTGGCACCTTGTCCCCCACCACCGGCCCCCACCCTGGGAGGCCCTATCCAAGActgccctctctccccacagctgGCCTACGCCTGCGTGACAATGCTGCGGTGGGACTGTGCTCAGTCCCAGGGTGCTGTGGGCCTCGCCGGGGTGCTGCTGGTGGCCCTAGCGGTGGCCTCGGGCCTCGGGCTCTGCGCCCTGCTCGGCATCGCCTTCAATGCCGCCACTACCCAGGTACATCAAGACTGCGGGGCAGCCTTGGGGGCCGATGGCCCAGGCTGCCCGGTTCCTCCAGCTGCCCACCCCGTGCCCCTCCAGGTGCTGCCCTTCTTGGCACTGGGCATTGGCGTGGATGACGTATTCCTGCTCGCACATGCCTTCACAGAGGCTCCACCCGGCACCCCTCTCCAGGTGAGGCCTCGTCCTCCAGCCTGGGCTCATCTGAGGCAGTGCTGCATAGGGGCTCAGAGCCTCTTGGTTTGAGTGACCTTGGGCTggtaattaacctctctgtgcctcatttcctCATCCGTAAACGGGGTAATGATAGTGCTTGTGTCGTAAGGGTTGTAGTGAGGATCGGTGAGGTAATTCAAGTTGAGTACTTAGAACAGTACGATAAATATTAACTGCTATGAGGCTCCTTTCCCCCCCTCTGCCGTCCTTCACGCTGCCTTGTCCTGACAGGAGCGCACAGGTGAGTGTCTGCAGCGCACAGGCACCAGCGTTGCACTCACGTCCATCAACAACATGGTCGCCTTCTTCATGGCTGCCCTAGTTCCCATCCCTGCACTGCGGGCCTTCTCCTTGCAGGTGAGGCCTCACAGACGGGGCCCGGGCTCAGGGTGAGCATGGAGCCGGAGCAGGCTTCATCCAGGCTTTGTGCCCCTCCTGTCCATCCCGCAGGCAGCAGTAGTGGTTGGCTGCAACTTTGCAGCCGTGATGCTTGTCTTCCCAGCGGTCCTCAGCCTGGACCTGCACCGGCGCCACTGCCAGCGCCTCGATGTGCTCTGCTGCTTCTCTAGGTATCCCTAACCCACCAGACCATCCTTCCTTGGCCCCATCCCGTCCTGTCCCTTCAGCAGCATTTCCAGGCACAGACCCAtcaccctctctctctgcctcttccagcCCCTGCTCTGCTCGGGTGATTCAGATTCTGCCCCAGGAGCTGGGGGATAGGACAGTACCAGTGGGCATTGCTCACCTGACTGCCACTGTTCAGGCATTTGCGCACTGTGAAGCCAGCAGCCAGCATGTGGTCACCATCCTGCCTCCCCAAGCCCACCTGGTGCCCCCACCTTCTGACCCACTGGCCTCTGAGCTCTTCAGCCCAGGAGGGTCAACACGGGACCTTCTAGGCCAGGAGGAGGGGACAAGGCAGAAGGCAGCCTGCAAGTCCCTGCCCTGCGCCCGCTGGAATCTTGCCCATTTCGCCCGCTCTCAGTTTGCACCCTTGCTGCTCCAGTCCCACACCAAGGTAAGCCTCCAGGCCCAGGCAGGTCAAGGTGAGACACAGCAGAGGCTTCTTAGGTATCTCTGGGCCCCAAGAAGGGACGAGGGCTTAGCCCAGCATCTGAGGGCCCAAGGGTATCCCTGGGCCCCCAGCTTAGTTGCCGTTTCCCACAGGCCATGGTGCTGGTACTTTTTGGGGCTCTTCTGGGCCTGAGCCTCTATGGATCGACCTTGGTGCAGGATGGGCTGGCCCTGACAGATGTGGTGCCGCGGGGCACCAAGGAGCATGCCTTCCTGAGCGCCCAGCTCAGGTACTTCTCTCTGTACGAGGTGGCCCTGGTGACCCAGGGTGGCTTTGACTACGCCCACTCCCAACGCGCCCTCTTTGATCTGCACCAGCGCTTCAGTTCCCTCAAGGCAGTGCTGCCCCCACCGGCCACGCAGGCACCCCGCACCTGGCTGCACTATTACCGCAACTGGCTACAGGGTGAGAGGCAAGGAGACCGGCAGGGAGGGCTGCGGCCAGCAGGAGCTCCCAGAGCTCCAGGCCAACCGGACCCCACCCTGTTTTCTCCCAGGAATCCAGGCTGCGTTTGACCAAGACTGGGCTTCTGGGCGCATCACCCACCACTCATACCGCAATGGCTCTGAGGATGGGGCCCTAGCCTACAAGCTGCTCATCCAGACCGGGGATGCCCAGGAGCCTCTTGATTTCAGCCAGGTTAGGAGAGGCCTGGAAGGGTCAGGGAGCACCCTGGGGCTCCAGGCCCCATGGGCCCAGCCTTcagctctctctgcctctgcagCTGACCACAAGGAAGCTGGTGGACAAGGACGGGCTGATTCCACCTGAGCTCTTCTACGTGGGGCTGACCGTGTGGGTGAGCAGTGACCCTCTGGGTCTGGCAGCCTCACAAGCCAACTTCTACCCCCCACCTCCCGAGTGGCTGCATGACAAGTACGACACCACCGGGGAGAACCTTCGCAGTGAGTCCCAGGGAAGCCCGCAGAGCCTAGGCCTGGGCCCACACGGGCCCTACCCTAAGGCCCTGCCCACTGCTCCCGGTGCTTACTggccacccctccctctccctccgtcccctcccctccacagtcCCGGCGGCCCAGCCCCTGGAGTTTGCCCAGTTCCCCTTTCTACTGCACGGACTCCAGAAGACTGCAGACTTCGTGGAGACCATTGAGGGGGCCCGGGCAGCGTGTGCCGAGGCAGGCCAGGCTGGGGTGCGCGCCTACCCCAGCGGCTcccccttcctcttctgggagCAGTATCTGGGCCTGCGGCGCTGCTTCCTGCTGGCAGTCTGCATCCTGCTGGTGTGCACTTTCCTCGTCTGCGCCCTGCTGCTGCTCAACCCCTGGGCAGCTTCCCTCATAGTGAGtcctggcaggggtggggctggagagacCCATagctccccaccctgccctgcccaggagccctgggtgagccctgccctccccaggtactGGTCCTGGCAGTGATGACCGTGGAGCTCTTTGGCATCATGGGTTTCCTGGGCATCAAGCTGAGCGCCATCCCCGTGGTGATCCTTGTGGCGTCTGTAGGCATTGGTGTCGAGTTCACGGTCCATGTGGCTCTGGTGAGCACAGGCACTAGGGGAGGGGTGGGCCAGCTGATTtggtattcaacaaatattgatcaagcacctactgtgtgctaggtgcTATTTAAGAACTGAGGAGATAAGAGCACTACAGACGGGCTttaccctcaaggagcttattcTAGAGCATAGAGATAAGcaataaacatgtaaacaaacaaataaataagcagcCATTTCAGTAGAGAGGAGGGACAAAGGCCTGACCAGAAAGGGGGGAGGACAGAATGGAAGGTGAGAAAATGAGAACCAACAATTCTTTTGGATGGATTTACAGTGAAGAGGATCAGAGAAATGGGGTGGTAGCTGGATGGCAAGATCCCACCAAGACAGAGAGATTAGAACAGAGGCAGGCAGGCCTCTCTCACAGCCTCATGGTCTCTGGCAGGGGAGGagtgtgggtggggtggggggcgtggaCCAGCTGGCAGCTCCGGCACAGACCTGGCCAGACCCCGCAAAcagctcccttctttcttcccccaTAAAAGCCTTATTATTTTTCCGCTTATAAGAATAATATATACTCCTTGGGAGACAAAAAATGTCAGCATGCTGGAAAGTAccaagaaagaattagaaatccTCTGAAATGCCACCCCTAGAAGTTATCACTTTGGTGTCCATCCTTctagaccaggggttggcaaactttttcctgtaaaggaccagatagtaaatattttaggcttggcAGGCCATATCGTCTCTGTGGCAACTCTGCCGGGGTAGCCCAAAAGCATCCGGGGTAGCCCAAAAGCATCCATAGATACTATGTGCacgaatgggtgtggctgtgtttcaacaaaactttatttacaaaaaaacgTGGGACAGACTGTAGTTTGCCAGCCTATTCTAGACATCCCTGTGTCTCACTCATCTATACAGTGTTACCTATATGGACTCGTGCTTGCGTCCTGGGCAGCTCCCAGGGACTCGGTTCACCTGGCCTTCTGTGGGCCAAGGCATGGGTgagccctggggacacagatgaGCTGGCCGTGGTTGGCCAAGGAGCAGCTCCAGGACCACTTTATTCCCTTAGGGCTTCCTGACCTCCCAGGGTAGCCGGAACCTCCGGACTGcctgggccctagagcacacattGGCCCCGGTGACTGATGGGGCCGTCTCCACATTGCTGGGTCTGCTCATGCTTGCTGGTTCCAACTTTGACTTCATTGTAAGGTAGGGGAGGGCTCGGGGCAAGGAGGCAGGGCTGGCCTGCACTGGCTGCAGGACCTGCCCAGACTGACCGGCCTCACACCCCCCCAGGTACTTCTTCGTGGTGCTGACAGTACTCACACTCCTAGGCCTCCTCCATGGGCTCGTGCTGCTGCCTGTGCTGCTGTCCATCCTGGGCCCCCCACCAGAGGTGACCACCCTCCTTCTGCTCCCAGCCCAGGGGACGGGGTGGGACAGAGCCAGGGCAAAATGCCCTCAGCGGCCAACAGACAGGGCTCAACTCACAGGGACCCCTCCCCATAAGTACCACCAACTGAAGGTGGCAGCCTCCCCCTTTGCCCAGACATCATGTCC
Proteins encoded in this region:
- the PTCH2 gene encoding protein patched homolog 2 isoform X9, with the protein product MARPPPLGELPPGYTPPARSAAPQILAGSLQAPLWLRAYFQGLLFSLGCGIQRHCGKVLFLGLLAFGALALGLRVAIIETDLEQLWVEAGSRVSQELQYTKEKLGEEAAYTSQMLIQTPRQEGENVLTPEALGLHLQAALTASKVQVSLYGKSWDLNKICYKSGVPLIENGMIERMIEKLFPCVILTPLDCFWEGAKLQGGSAYLPGRPDIQWTNLDPEQLLEELGPFASLEGFRELLDKAQVGQAYVGRPCLHPDDLHCPSSAPNHHSRQAPNVAQELSGGCHGFSHKFMHWQEELLLGGMARDPQGQLLRAEALQSTFLLMSPRQLYEHFRGDYQTHDIGWSEEQAGTVLQAWQRRFVQLAQEALPGNASQQIHAFSSTTLDDILHAFSEVSAARVVGGYLLMLAYACVTMLRWDCAQSQGAVGLAGVLLVALAVASGLGLCALLGIAFNAATTQVHQDCGAALGADGPGCPVPPAAHPVPLQVLPFLALGIGVDDVFLLAHAFTEAPPGTPLQERTGECLQRTGTSVALTSINNMVAFFMAALVPIPALRAFSLQAAVVVGCNFAAVMLVFPAVLSLDLHRRHCQRLDVLCCFSSPCSARVIQILPQELGDRTVPVGIAHLTATVQAFAHCEASSQHVVTILPPQAHLVPPPSDPLASELFSPGGSTRDLLGQEEGTRQKAACKSLPCARWNLAHFARSQFAPLLLQSHTKAMVLVLFGALLGLSLYGSTLVQDGLALTDVVPRGTKEHAFLSAQLRYFSLYEVALVTQGGFDYAHSQRALFDLHQRFSSLKAVLPPPATQAPRTWLHYYRNWLQGIQAAFDQDWASGRITHHSYRNGSEDGALAYKLLIQTGDAQEPLDFSQLTTRKLVDKDGLIPPELFYVGLTVWVSSDPLGLAASQANFYPPPPEWLHDNPGGPAPGVCPVPLSTARTPEDCRLRGDH
- the PTCH2 gene encoding protein patched homolog 2 isoform X8, giving the protein MARPPPLGELPPGYTPPARSAAPQILAGSLQAPLWLRAYFQGLLFSLGCGIQRHCGKVLFLGLLAFGALALGLRVAIIETDLEQLWVEAGSRVSQELQYTKEKLGEEAAYTSQMLIQTPRQEGENVLTPEALGLHLQAALTASKVQVSLYGKSWDLNKICYKSGVPLIENGMIERMIEKLFPCVILTPLDCFWEGAKLQGGSAYLPGRPDIQWTNLDPEQLLEELGPFASLEGFRELLDKAQVGQAYVGRPCLHPDDLHCPSSAPNHHSRQAPNVAQELSGGCHGFSHKFMHWQEELLLGGMARDPQGQLLRAEALQSTFLLMSPRQLYEHFRGDYQTHDIGWSEEQAGTVLQAWQRRFVQLAQEALPGNASQQIHAFSSTTLDDILHAFSEVSAARVVGGYLLMLAYACVTMLRWDCAQSQGAVGLAGVLLVALAVASGLGLCALLGIAFNAATTQVHQDCGAALGADGPGCPVPPAAHPVPLQVLPFLALGIGVDDVFLLAHAFTEAPPGTPLQERTGECLQRTGTSVALTSINNMVAFFMAALVPIPALRAFSLQAAVVVGCNFAAVMLVFPAVLSLDLHRRHCQRLDVLCCFSSPCSARVIQILPQELGDRTVPVGIAHLTATVQAFAHCEASSQHVVTILPPQAHLVPPPSDPLASELFSPGGSTRDLLGQEEGTRQKAACKSLPCARWNLAHFARSQFAPLLLQSHTKAMVLVLFGALLGLSLYGSTLVQDGLALTDVVPRGTKEHAFLSAQLRYFSLYEVALVTQGGFDYAHSQRALFDLHQRFSSLKAVLPPPATQAPRTWLHYYRNWLQGIQAAFDQDWASGRITHHSYRNGSEDGALAYKLLIQTGDAQEPLDFSQLTTRKLVDKDGLIPPELFYVGLTVWVSSDPLGLAASQANFYPPPPEWLHDKYDTTGENLRIPAAQPLEFAQFPFLLHGLQKTADFVETIEGARAACAEAGQAGVRAYPSGSPFLFWEQYLGLRRCFLLAVCILLVCTFLVCALLLLNPWAASLIVLVLAVMTVELFGIMGFLGIKLSAIPVVILVASVGIGVEFTVHVALVLLRGADSTHTPRPPPWARAAACAAVHPGPPTRGGTDVQGEPGGPEPTSCTRRRAQVGGSPHPSPELCQSDYLHDRGPPPTPTAWCLHPPGL
- the PTCH2 gene encoding protein patched homolog 2 isoform X4; the protein is MARPPPLGELPPGYTPPARSAAPQILAGSLQAPLWLRAYFQGLLFSLGCGIQRHCGKVLFLGLLAFGALALGLRVAIIETDLEQLWVEAGSRVSQELQYTKEKLGEEAAYTSQMLIQTPRQEGENVLTPEALGLHLQAALTASKVQVSLYGKSWDLNKICYKSGVPLIENGMIERMIEKLFPCVILTPLDCFWEGAKLQGGSAYLPGRPDIQWTNLDPEQLLEELGPFASLEGFRELLDKAQAPNVAQELSGGCHGFSHKFMHWQEELLLGGMARDPQGQLLRAEALQSTFLLMSPRQLYEHFRGDYQTHDIGWSEEQAGTVLQAWQRRFVQLAQEALPGNASQQIHAFSSTTLDDILHAFSEVSAARVVGGYLLMLAYACVTMLRWDCAQSQGAVGLAGVLLVALAVASGLGLCALLGIAFNAATTQVHQDCGAALGADGPGCPVPPAAHPVPLQVLPFLALGIGVDDVFLLAHAFTEAPPGTPLQERTGECLQRTGTSVALTSINNMVAFFMAALVPIPALRAFSLQAAVVVGCNFAAVMLVFPAVLSLDLHRRHCQRLDVLCCFSSPCSARVIQILPQELGDRTVPVGIAHLTATVQAFAHCEASSQHVVTILPPQAHLVPPPSDPLASELFSPGGSTRDLLGQEEGTRQKAACKSLPCARWNLAHFARSQFAPLLLQSHTKAMVLVLFGALLGLSLYGSTLVQDGLALTDVVPRGTKEHAFLSAQLRYFSLYEVALVTQGGFDYAHSQRALFDLHQRFSSLKAVLPPPATQAPRTWLHYYRNWLQGIQAAFDQDWASGRITHHSYRNGSEDGALAYKLLIQTGDAQEPLDFSQLTTRKLVDKDGLIPPELFYVGLTVWVSSDPLGLAASQANFYPPPPEWLHDKYDTTGENLRIPAAQPLEFAQFPFLLHGLQKTADFVETIEGARAACAEAGQAGVRAYPSGSPFLFWEQYLGLRRCFLLAVCILLVCTFLVCALLLLNPWAASLIVLVLAVMTVELFGIMGFLGIKLSAIPVVILVASVGIGVEFTVHVALGFLTSQGSRNLRTAWALEHTLAPVTDGAVSTLLGLLMLAGSNFDFIVRYFFVVLTVLTLLGLLHGLVLLPVLLSILGPPPEVVQMYKESPEVLSPPAAQGGGLRWGVAPTLPQSFARVTTSMTVALRPPPLPGAYIHPASEEPTWSPAATPAASGSSTLSSRGPCPAT